The proteins below are encoded in one region of Streptomyces spinoverrucosus:
- a CDS encoding glyceraldehyde-3-phosphate dehydrogenase, with protein MTVNDDSFTNWKNREEIAESMIPIIGKLHRERDVTVLLHSRSLVNKSVISILKAHRFARQIAGAELSVTETMPFLRALTTLDLGPSQIDIGMLAATYMADDRGLSVEEFTAEAVAGATGDSKIECREPRDVVLYGFGRIGRLVARLLIEKAGSGNGLRLRAIVVRGGGGRSGEDLVKRASLLRRDSIHGQFQGTITVDEANSTIVANGNEIKVIYSDDPTSVDYTAYGIKDAILIDNTGKWRDREGLSKHLQPGIAKVVLTAPGKGDVPNIVHGVNHDTLKPDEDILSCASCTTNAIVPPLKAMEDEFGVLRGHVETVHSFTNDQNLLDNYHKAERRGRSAPLNMVITETGAASAVAKALPDLKAKITGSSIRVPVPDVSIAILNLQLARETTREEVLDHLREVSLTSPLKRQIDFITAPDAVSSDFIGSRHASIVDAGATKVEGDNAILYLWYDNEFGYSCQVVRVVQYVSGVEYPTYPAPVA; from the coding sequence GTGACTGTCAACGACGACTCGTTCACCAACTGGAAGAACCGCGAGGAGATCGCGGAGTCGATGATTCCGATCATCGGGAAGCTGCACCGCGAGCGGGACGTCACCGTCCTGCTGCACAGCCGCTCCTTGGTGAACAAGTCGGTCATCAGCATCCTCAAAGCCCACCGGTTCGCCCGCCAGATCGCCGGCGCCGAGCTCTCGGTCACCGAGACGATGCCGTTCCTGCGGGCGCTCACCACGCTCGACCTCGGCCCCTCGCAGATCGACATCGGCATGCTCGCCGCCACGTACATGGCCGACGACCGCGGCCTGAGCGTCGAGGAGTTCACCGCCGAGGCCGTCGCCGGTGCCACCGGCGACAGCAAGATCGAGTGCCGTGAGCCGCGCGACGTCGTCCTCTACGGCTTCGGCCGCATCGGCCGCCTCGTCGCCCGTCTGCTGATCGAGAAGGCGGGCTCCGGCAACGGCCTGCGGCTGCGCGCCATCGTCGTCCGGGGCGGCGGCGGGCGGTCCGGCGAGGACCTCGTCAAGCGCGCCTCGCTGCTGCGCCGCGACTCCATCCACGGCCAGTTCCAGGGCACGATCACCGTCGACGAGGCGAACAGCACGATCGTCGCCAACGGCAACGAGATCAAGGTGATCTACTCCGACGACCCGACGTCGGTGGACTACACGGCGTACGGCATCAAGGACGCCATCCTCATCGACAACACCGGCAAGTGGCGCGACCGCGAGGGCCTGTCCAAGCACCTGCAGCCGGGTATCGCCAAGGTCGTGCTGACCGCCCCCGGCAAGGGCGACGTCCCCAACATCGTGCACGGCGTCAACCACGACACCCTCAAGCCGGACGAGGACATCCTGTCCTGCGCGTCCTGCACCACCAACGCGATCGTCCCGCCGCTGAAGGCGATGGAGGACGAGTTCGGCGTGCTGCGCGGCCACGTGGAGACCGTCCACTCGTTCACCAACGACCAGAACCTGCTGGACAACTACCACAAGGCCGAGCGACGGGGCCGCTCCGCGCCGCTGAACATGGTCATCACCGAGACCGGCGCGGCCTCCGCCGTCGCCAAGGCGCTGCCCGACCTCAAGGCGAAGATCACCGGCAGCTCGATCCGCGTCCCGGTGCCGGACGTCTCCATCGCGATCCTCAACCTCCAACTCGCCCGCGAGACCACCCGCGAGGAGGTCCTCGACCACCTCCGCGAGGTGTCGCTGACCTCGCCGCTCAAGCGCCAGATCGACTTCATCACGGCGCCCGACGCGGTCTCCAGCGACTTCATCGGCTCGCGCCACGCCTCGATCGTCGACGCCGGCGCCACCAAGGTCGAGGGC